A segment of the Candidatus Doudnabacteria bacterium genome:
GGGTTTTCCCGAAACATTAGCCGAAGTTGTGGTGATCGGTTTGCCCAAACAACCCGACAGATCAAGCGCAAGCTTATTTTTCGGCCTACGAATTCCTAAAGTTCTAGTTCCTGCTGAAAGCATGTCCCAGGACCTGCCTTGGGCCCGCAGCGGCAAAACTAAAGTCAGAGGGCCCGGCATTAGTGATTCGATCAGTTTTTTTGCTTCCGGCCTAAGTTTGACCAATTTTTCTATCCAACCCTTGGTCGGCGGGATGACATGGATCGGTTTGTTATAATCCCGGCCTTTTAGGCGATAAAGTCTTTTTACAGCTGCAAGATCGGCCGCATCCACTGCCAAACCATAAGCGGTGTCGGTTGGATAAACCACGACACCGCCTTGCTTCAAGATCTGAACTGCTTTATTTATATTGTTCGAGCGCATGCGAGAACTATTCCACTACAAAATTAATCAATTTGTCCTGGACAAAAATCTCTTTCACAATTTCCTTGCCTTCCAAATGTCTTTTGACATTTGCATCTGC
Coding sequences within it:
- a CDS encoding L-threonylcarbamoyladenylate synthase, with protein sequence MRSNNINKAVQILKQGGVVVYPTDTAYGLAVDAADLAAVKRLYRLKGRDYNKPIHVIPPTKGWIEKLVKLRPEAKKLIESLMPGPLTLVLPLRAQGRSWDMLSAGTRTLGIRRPKNKLALDLSGCLGKPITTTSANVSGKPNCYSVAEVKKQFTGSKLKPDFYLDGGELKRTKPSTVVILSGRHVKILREGPITEKQIDKVLRKKNSLSSRT